In Rutidosis leptorrhynchoides isolate AG116_Rl617_1_P2 chromosome 2, CSIRO_AGI_Rlap_v1, whole genome shotgun sequence, one genomic interval encodes:
- the LOC139893704 gene encoding uncharacterized protein — MSMSKGSKMLQFINYRMRITIQDGRQLVGKFMAFDRHMNLVIGDCEEFRKLPPAKGSKKTEEREDRRTLGLVLLRGEEVISMTVEGPPPPDENRAKAVGAAALSGPGIGRAAGRGIPTAPLVQAQPGLSGPVRGVGGPAPGMMQPQISRPPMNYPPQAPVVRPGQMPYPGQGPPPQMPRGPPPGMPPPQFAQRPPGPGQYPPPGQYGQRPGMVPPPPMMRGPPPMGGAPRPGMPGLPPPGRPGMPPPGGQMPGYGPPRPGMPPPPNNQQQQQ; from the coding sequence atgtcgaTGTCAAAGGGTTCAAAGATGCTTCAATTCATCAACTACCGTATGCGTATCACAATCCAAGACGGCCGTCAGCTAGTTGGCAAATTTATGGCTTTCGATCGCCACATGAATCTCGTAATCGGAGATTGTGAAGAGTTCCGTAAACTTCCACCGGCGAAAGGATCCAAAAAAACCGAAGAACGAGAAGACCGTCGCACTCTCGGGCTCGTTCTGTTACGCGGAGAAGAAGTTATTTCAATGACAGTTGAAGGACCACCGCCGCCTGATGAAAACCGTGCTAAAGCCGTCGGCGCCGCCGCGTTATCTGGTCCAGGTATCGGCCGTGCTGCTGGCCGTGGAATACCTACTGCTCCCTTGGTTCAAGCTCAACCGGGTTTATCTGGACCGGTTAGAGGTGTTGGTGGACCGGCTCCTGGTATGATGCAACCGCAGATTTCGAGACCTCCAATGAATTATCCTCCTCAAGCTCCGGTGGTTAGACCCGGACAAATGCCGTATCCTGGACAAGGTCCTCCACCTCAGATGCCACGTGGACCGCCTCCTGGTATGCCTCCACCTCAGTTTGCTCAACGGCCGCCTGGTCCTGGTCAGTATCCACCGCCTGGGCAGTATGGACAGAGACCTGGTATGGTTCCACCCCCTCCGATGATGAGGGGACCACCACCAATGGGCGGAGCACCACGACCTGGTATGCCTGGTCTGCCGCCACCTGGACGTCCTGGAATGCCTCCACCTGGTGGACAGATGCCCGGTTATGGACCTCCGCGCCCCGGGATGCCTCCTCCACCGAACAACCAGCAACAACAGCAGTAG